In the genome of Mycoplasma seminis, one region contains:
- a CDS encoding TMEM164 family acyltransferase, whose amino-acid sequence MNWEEKYWYLQHSFLSWTGTNGNDAGNLSITLILMKLNLVFIVLFVFLFWLFKRQIYAHWIKHQPSAKIQEILIRSVGFLLLLGMFLRSLNMGLTSYPRIWESIPLHFCRLVGLCIGIILLLNKTQWMKYVAAPAYLGAFVALAIPDVKIVFTPNETFSAFGENFVAGQDKIYHVAWNNVYFYDLIGLHSFMIISSLVVSILYPYKMSKKDVVIQSQIFAAFFLVNFTINAFTDALAPIEWKSNYMYCGMDQYNGFSNLLGPLLHWPWSLITLMLIGLAYFYFAAWIFDLQDKICFNFKKGKKFIEIKPSTKGFMSSFKAK is encoded by the coding sequence ATGAACTGAGAAGAAAAATATTGGTACTTGCAACATAGTTTTTTATCTTGAACTGGAACAAACGGAAATGATGCAGGTAACTTAAGTATTACTTTGATTTTAATGAAACTTAATTTAGTTTTTATTGTTTTATTTGTTTTTTTGTTTTGATTATTTAAAAGACAAATTTATGCACATTGAATTAAACATCAACCTAGTGCAAAGATTCAAGAAATCTTAATTCGCAGTGTTGGGTTTTTATTACTCTTAGGAATGTTTTTACGTTCATTAAATATGGGGCTAACTTCATATCCTAGAATTTGGGAATCAATTCCATTGCATTTTTGCCGTTTAGTTGGATTGTGTATTGGGATAATATTATTACTGAATAAAACTCAATGAATGAAGTATGTTGCTGCTCCGGCTTATTTAGGAGCATTTGTAGCTTTAGCAATACCAGATGTTAAAATTGTTTTTACCCCAAATGAAACATTTAGTGCATTTGGCGAAAACTTTGTTGCTGGTCAAGATAAAATTTACCACGTAGCCTGAAATAACGTTTACTTCTATGATTTGATTGGACTACACTCATTTATGATTATTTCATCATTAGTAGTTTCAATTTTATATCCTTATAAAATGTCTAAAAAAGATGTTGTTATCCAAAGTCAAATTTTTGCAGCGTTTTTCTTAGTTAACTTCACAATTAACGCATTCACTGATGCTTTAGCACCAATTGAATGAAAATCAAATTATATGTATTGTGGAATGGATCAGTATAATGGATTTAGTAATCTACTTGGACCATTACTTCACTGACCATGATCTCTTATTACTTTAATGCTAATTGGTTTAGCATATTTCTATTTTGCAGCATGAATTTTTGACTTGCAAGATAAAATTTGTTTTAACTTCAAAAAAGGTAAAAAATTTATTGAAATAAAACCAAGTACAAAAGGTTTTATGTCTAGTTTTAAGGCAAAATAA
- a CDS encoding cell division/cell wall cluster transcriptional repressor MraZ — MYGSQTRNIDDKNRVVLPPVFRDELGSKLYITIGFDGNAEIRSEKGFQSYISMIEDKSRFDVKTRTLARYLFGNTFEVVLDNQNRIPLPKAIIEKLAIQKEVLFIGVGSIVELWAKEKYDEISNQFTVEDMASLAQFLSQDVSK, encoded by the coding sequence ATGTATGGATCACAAACACGGAATATCGATGATAAAAACAGAGTAGTATTACCTCCTGTTTTTAGAGACGAACTCGGAAGCAAACTTTACATTACCATCGGATTTGATGGGAATGCTGAAATTCGTTCCGAAAAGGGATTTCAATCTTACATTAGTATGATTGAAGATAAATCTAGATTTGATGTTAAAACAAGAACATTAGCTAGATATCTTTTCGGTAACACTTTCGAAGTTGTGCTTGATAACCAAAACAGAATTCCACTGCCTAAAGCTATTATTGAAAAGCTTGCTATCCAAAAAGAAGTTCTTTTTATCGGAGTAGGTTCAATTGTTGAACTTTGAGCTAAAGAAAAGTATGATGAAATTTCCAACCAATTTACTGTAGAAGATATGGCTTCACTAGCCCAATTCTTATCACAAGATGTCTCAAAGTAA
- the rsmH gene encoding 16S rRNA (cytosine(1402)-N(4))-methyltransferase RsmH: MSQSKLHYSVMLEETVNSLNIKPNGTYIDLTVGMGGHSAKILSLIPNGLLIAFDKDDYALEQSNNRLSAIRDNFKLVKSDFKDIKSKLSELGIYKVDGIIADLGISSPQIDQAERGFSYNKDAKLDMRMNQEQQLSAYDVVNSYPEEKLAKLLWDYADVKLNKKVAKAICNARPISTTLQLVDVIKSAYPAALLRQKNPAKAVFQAIRIEVNNELESLKQLLDDALDLLKPNGTLSIITFHSLEDKMVKDFVKNLTKSSIPSKMPVMEEKKYLVKQVKPSQQEIEENNRSRSAKLRVIKKLV; encoded by the coding sequence ATGTCTCAAAGTAAATTACATTATTCAGTCATGCTAGAAGAAACAGTTAATTCACTAAATATAAAACCAAATGGTACTTATATAGATTTAACTGTTGGTATGGGTGGACATTCAGCAAAAATACTTAGCTTAATACCAAATGGTCTGTTAATTGCTTTTGATAAAGATGATTATGCTTTAGAGCAATCAAATAATCGTCTTAGCGCAATTAGAGATAACTTCAAATTAGTTAAAAGTGATTTTAAAGATATAAAATCCAAACTATCTGAATTAGGTATATATAAAGTTGATGGTATTATTGCTGACTTAGGAATTTCATCTCCTCAAATTGATCAAGCTGAACGTGGATTTAGTTATAACAAAGATGCTAAATTAGATATGCGGATGAATCAAGAACAACAACTATCTGCTTATGATGTGGTAAATTCATATCCTGAAGAGAAATTAGCCAAGCTATTATGAGATTATGCCGATGTAAAGCTTAATAAAAAAGTTGCGAAAGCTATTTGTAATGCTAGACCAATTTCAACCACATTGCAGTTAGTTGATGTTATTAAATCAGCCTATCCTGCAGCCTTATTAAGACAAAAAAATCCTGCAAAAGCTGTGTTTCAAGCTATCAGAATTGAAGTTAATAATGAACTTGAATCTCTTAAACAACTTTTAGATGATGCTTTAGATTTATTAAAACCTAATGGAACTTTAAGCATTATCACATTCCATTCACTTGAAGACAAAATGGTGAAAGATTTTGTTAAAAATCTCACCAAAAGTTCAATACCAAGTAAAATGCCTGTGATGGAAGAAAAAAAATACCTTGTTAAACAAGTTAAACCATCACAACAAGAAATTGAAGAAAATAATCGGTCACGTAGTGCTAAATTACGTGTTATCAAGAAGTTAGTTTAA